One Bacillus sp. (in: firmicutes) genomic window carries:
- the mtnA gene encoding S-methyl-5-thioribose-1-phosphate isomerase yields the protein MSFIQSVQYDNGTVTILDQTKLPNETVFLSLTTIEEVWDAIKKLKVRGAPAIGIAAAYGLLLGIQHSSEESFPAFFEELKKQAEYLASSRPTAVNLFWALNRMTERAKKEKHRPIAEIKQALEEEAHAIRTEDEEVCRSIGEHALTLLKDGMGVLTHCNAGGIATAKYGTALAPLYLAKEKGWNIRVYADETRPLLQGARLTTWELMQAGIDVTLITDNMAAMVMQKGWVQAVIVGCDRVAANGDTANKIGTYGLALLAKAHNIPFYVAAPLSTIDLQTKTGDEIPIEERESLEVTHGFGKQTAPEGVKVFNPAFDVTPHELITAIITEKGIVQGNYEHELQVLFQTK from the coding sequence ATGTCATTTATCCAATCCGTTCAATACGATAACGGAACCGTAACCATCTTAGACCAGACAAAATTACCGAATGAAACGGTCTTTTTATCCCTTACGACCATTGAAGAAGTATGGGATGCCATTAAAAAATTAAAAGTGCGAGGAGCCCCTGCGATCGGTATTGCCGCTGCATATGGATTATTGTTAGGGATTCAACATTCATCGGAAGAGAGCTTTCCTGCGTTTTTTGAGGAGTTGAAAAAACAAGCAGAGTATTTAGCTTCTTCCCGACCGACTGCTGTCAATTTATTTTGGGCGTTAAATCGGATGACGGAACGAGCGAAAAAAGAAAAGCACCGCCCAATTGCGGAAATTAAACAGGCGTTAGAGGAAGAAGCGCATGCTATTCGGACAGAAGACGAAGAAGTTTGTCGTTCCATTGGAGAACATGCCCTGACTTTACTAAAAGATGGAATGGGCGTATTGACCCATTGTAATGCCGGGGGAATCGCCACGGCGAAATACGGAACTGCGTTAGCTCCTCTTTATTTAGCTAAGGAAAAAGGATGGAACATACGCGTATATGCGGATGAGACACGTCCGTTATTACAAGGAGCACGATTAACTACTTGGGAATTGATGCAAGCAGGGATCGATGTGACGCTCATTACTGATAATATGGCCGCAATGGTGATGCAAAAAGGTTGGGTACAAGCCGTGATTGTAGGCTGTGATCGCGTTGCCGCAAACGGTGATACAGCCAATAAAATTGGAACGTACGGACTGGCACTACTTGCCAAAGCTCACAATATACCGTTTTATGTAGCTGCTCCACTGTCTACTATTGATTTACAAACAAAAACTGGAGACGAGATACCAATAGAAGAGAGAGAAAGTTTGGAAGTGACCCATGGGTTTGGAAAACAAACGGCTCCAGAAGGGGTTAAAGTATTTAATCCCGCTTTTGACGTGACGCCACATGAACTAATCACGGCTATTATTACCGAAAAAGGGATTGTTCAAGGGAATTATGAACATGAATTACAAGTATTATTTCAGACTAAGTAG
- a CDS encoding YwiC-like family protein: MKPFIPKQHGAWAMLVIPFVLGAMAGGWSWVHIPLGLGWLFLYLASYPLLMISKKRNKNRSKWVKWGMLYLLIALMMIMIVLYHDWKIIFFGLFILPFFLINMYFARQNNDRALMNDFSAIISFCIGSLASYYVKGGWPEELAWVIFMASVLFFVGSTFYVKTMIREKNNEIYRFVSWTFHIVVVVGWMIFGEEIIALAFFPSLVRAIWMYGKKLSILKIGVLEIVNSVIFFIIMVIYIALFV; this comes from the coding sequence ATGAAACCGTTTATCCCGAAACAACATGGAGCTTGGGCAATGCTCGTGATACCTTTTGTACTCGGGGCCATGGCTGGAGGGTGGTCATGGGTGCACATTCCACTTGGCTTAGGCTGGCTCTTTTTATATTTAGCGTCGTACCCACTTCTTATGATTTCGAAAAAACGGAACAAGAACCGGAGTAAATGGGTTAAGTGGGGAATGTTATACTTGTTGATCGCTCTTATGATGATTATGATTGTCCTATATCATGACTGGAAAATCATTTTCTTCGGATTATTTATCCTTCCTTTCTTTCTAATAAATATGTATTTTGCTCGTCAAAATAACGACCGGGCACTTATGAATGACTTTAGTGCGATTATCTCTTTTTGTATCGGGAGCTTAGCTAGTTATTATGTGAAAGGCGGTTGGCCAGAAGAACTAGCTTGGGTCATCTTTATGGCGAGCGTTCTCTTTTTTGTTGGGAGTACCTTTTATGTCAAAACAATGATTCGGGAAAAGAACAACGAGATTTATCGGTTTGTTTCTTGGACTTTTCATATCGTCGTTGTCGTGGGATGGATGATATTTGGTGAAGAAATCATCGCATTAGCTTTTTTCCCAAGTCTAGTTCGCGCGATATGGATGTATGGAAAGAAATTGTCTATCCTAAAAATTGGAGTTTTAGAAATTGTAAACTCAGTTATATTTTTCATCATAATGGTTATATATATAGCATTATTTGTGTAG
- a CDS encoding TlpA family protein disulfide reductase, with protein sequence MKKIIGATALVVLLTVAVVQTLTVQKQKQTLDLVEQEFVNMFHEVEGVDLSIFEVLVQDQTLRKKVLNELKIDESTKRELVSVLDQKNNGMIDTNQLEELMNNQVLKDALFHCILSDQSLRKEFLPKWEEYIHQEESEFVSAEIGVGYPLDKPAPLFTLPTLSGQPISLEQLKGKRIIINFWATWCPPCKAEMPELQAFYKEKPADVELLAINIDQVGDVPEFLAQYNITFPVLIDHEEKVQKDYQILSIPMTYFIDKDGIVRHKHLGAMTKEDLHAWTHP encoded by the coding sequence TTGAAGAAAATCATAGGGGCAACAGCTCTCGTCGTTTTGTTAACGGTTGCAGTCGTTCAAACGTTAACGGTTCAAAAACAAAAGCAAACTCTAGATTTGGTCGAACAGGAATTTGTAAATATGTTTCATGAAGTGGAAGGAGTAGATTTGTCGATTTTTGAAGTGCTTGTTCAAGATCAAACACTTAGAAAAAAAGTATTAAACGAATTAAAGATCGATGAGTCAACGAAACGAGAACTCGTCTCTGTTCTTGATCAAAAAAATAATGGGATGATTGATACCAATCAATTAGAAGAATTAATGAATAATCAAGTTTTAAAAGATGCGTTATTTCATTGCATCTTATCAGATCAGTCGCTTCGTAAGGAATTTTTACCTAAATGGGAAGAGTACATTCATCAGGAAGAGTCAGAATTTGTATCCGCAGAGATTGGTGTTGGCTATCCACTTGATAAACCGGCCCCACTTTTTACGTTACCAACGTTATCTGGTCAACCCATTTCTTTAGAACAATTAAAAGGGAAACGAATTATCATCAACTTTTGGGCGACTTGGTGTCCACCTTGTAAAGCAGAAATGCCCGAATTGCAAGCATTTTATAAAGAAAAACCAGCTGATGTAGAGCTTTTAGCCATTAATATTGATCAAGTTGGGGATGTACCTGAGTTTTTAGCTCAATATAATATTACATTTCCCGTTTTAATCGACCATGAGGAAAAGGTTCAAAAAGATTATCAAATCCTTTCTATTCCGATGACATATTTCATTGATAAGGATGGAATCGTCCGTCATAAACATTTAGGAGCAATGACAAAAGAAGATTTACATGCATGGACTCATCCATAA
- a CDS encoding GNAT family N-acetyltransferase: MAKVIQLKTEQEWRQAFPVMKQLRSHLDEETFIKLINVMKQQGYELYALIENDDIQSVAGVAIQTNLYLDKHLFIYELVTNEANRSKGYGEQMMNFLIHFAKENGCKHIALESGVQREDAHRFYEQKIGMKKASFSYRLAL, encoded by the coding sequence ATGGCAAAAGTGATTCAATTAAAAACGGAACAAGAATGGCGTCAAGCATTTCCTGTGATGAAACAGCTGCGATCACACCTCGATGAGGAAACGTTTATCAAACTCATAAACGTAATGAAACAACAAGGATATGAACTTTATGCATTAATAGAAAACGATGATATTCAGTCTGTTGCTGGTGTTGCCATTCAAACCAATTTATATCTCGATAAGCACTTATTTATTTATGAATTAGTGACGAATGAAGCTAACCGCTCCAAAGGATACGGAGAACAAATGATGAATTTTTTAATACATTTTGCGAAAGAAAATGGCTGTAAACACATCGCTCTGGAATCTGGCGTTCAAAGGGAAGACGCTCACCGCTTTTATGAACAAAAAATTGGCATGAAAAAAGCGAGTTTTTCATACCGCCTAGCGTTGTAA
- a CDS encoding acyl-CoA thioesterase, with product MHIATKEIDVRYAETDQMGVVYHANYLIWMELGRTKLIEELGFRYADMEKEGILSPVIDIHVSYKKPVRYGEKAYVHTWIEEYDGIRVVYGYEIVREDNEIAIVGTSKHVCVKRDNFRPISIKRYFPEWHEAYMEAKKQEK from the coding sequence ATGCATATTGCGACAAAAGAAATTGATGTACGATATGCAGAAACGGATCAAATGGGTGTCGTGTACCATGCGAATTACTTAATATGGATGGAATTAGGACGAACCAAACTAATCGAGGAGTTAGGGTTTCGATATGCAGATATGGAAAAAGAAGGAATCCTTTCACCGGTTATTGATATTCATGTATCATACAAAAAGCCTGTTCGCTATGGAGAAAAGGCTTATGTCCATACATGGATTGAAGAATACGATGGGATTCGCGTTGTGTACGGTTACGAAATCGTACGTGAAGACAATGAGATTGCCATAGTCGGGACGTCGAAACATGTTTGTGTCAAACGAGATAATTTTCGTCCGATTTCTATTAAACGGTATTTTCCTGAATGGCACGAGGCGTACATGGAAGCCAAAAAACAAGAAAAGTAA
- a CDS encoding S-methyl-5-thioribose kinase, with product MVETNYRTLDEQSVIEYIQNLSIFSADAKLTCREIGDGNLNLVFQIEDQLTEKKVIVKQSLPYARVVGESMPLTVDRNRIEAEALKEEGKYCPEHTVQLFHADPDLRIFVMEDLSDHVIMRKGLIEKQEYPQFADHISTYLANTLFYTSDYYMNPLEKKSLVKRFINPELCKISEDLIFTQPYYDAPENNIPPGVRPLAEQIWKDEELKGEVAKLKHRFMTKAEALLHGDLHTGSIFVRPDRTKVIDPEFAFVGPIGFDIGAVIANLLLNYAAQEGWAENEEEKHVVRSRLLQMAADVWTLFSQKFTALYEKDCHDPMFSQPSFKEFTMKEIFSDTLGYAGCKMIRRIYGLAHVADIDTIKDDVKRLQAQRLALAIGRSLIINRHQVKQINEVKALIQSVE from the coding sequence ATGGTGGAAACTAACTATCGAACATTAGATGAACAGTCTGTCATTGAATACATTCAAAACTTATCTATTTTTTCTGCTGATGCAAAGCTAACGTGTCGAGAAATTGGGGATGGAAATTTAAACTTAGTGTTTCAAATTGAGGACCAGCTGACTGAAAAAAAAGTGATTGTTAAACAATCGCTTCCATATGCTCGAGTGGTGGGAGAATCGATGCCGCTTACGGTCGATCGTAATCGGATTGAAGCAGAAGCGCTAAAAGAAGAAGGCAAATACTGTCCTGAACATACTGTACAATTATTCCATGCTGATCCAGATTTACGGATATTTGTAATGGAAGATTTATCTGATCATGTCATTATGCGAAAAGGATTAATTGAAAAACAAGAATATCCGCAATTTGCGGATCATATATCTACATATTTAGCGAACACCTTATTTTATACATCTGATTATTATATGAACCCACTTGAGAAAAAATCGTTAGTGAAACGGTTCATTAATCCAGAGCTATGTAAAATTTCAGAGGACTTAATTTTTACTCAGCCGTATTACGATGCGCCAGAAAATAATATTCCTCCAGGCGTTCGTCCACTAGCAGAGCAAATTTGGAAAGATGAAGAACTAAAAGGAGAGGTAGCGAAGTTAAAACATCGCTTCATGACGAAAGCGGAAGCTCTATTGCATGGGGATTTACATACAGGTAGTATTTTTGTTCGTCCTGATCGTACGAAAGTGATCGATCCAGAATTTGCGTTTGTTGGTCCTATCGGATTTGATATCGGGGCGGTCATTGCCAACTTGTTACTAAATTATGCAGCCCAAGAAGGTTGGGCGGAAAATGAGGAAGAAAAACACGTGGTCCGCTCTCGATTGTTGCAAATGGCAGCCGATGTATGGACATTATTTTCACAAAAATTCACCGCACTTTATGAGAAAGATTGTCACGATCCAATGTTTTCTCAACCATCCTTTAAGGAGTTTACAATGAAAGAGATTTTTTCGGATACATTAGGGTATGCTGGTTGTAAAATGATTCGCCGGATCTACGGGTTGGCACATGTAGCGGATATTGATACAATCAAAGATGATGTAAAACGGTTACAAGCGCAAAGGCTTGCACTGGCCATTGGCCGATCCTTAATTATCAATCGTCATCAAGTTAAACAAATCAATGAAGTGAAAGCACTCATTCAGTCCGTTGAATAA
- a CDS encoding class II aldolase/adducin family protein: MSLEMLKQQMCDIGKRIYEKGMVAANDGNLSVRIDKDVFLVTPTGVSKGFLTKDMLLLVNGKGEVLEGTYRPTSEIKMHLRVYQERPDVGAVVHVHPPYATAFAVAGIPLDQATMPELIVLLGSIPLAPYGTPSTGEVPEAIAPYVHDHQGVLLENHGALTWGKDLEHAYFLMESLEFCAKINWLARQINGDRELNERHVKRLLELKEKMGIHGKAPQGIRMESDVTAKKVSPKLEVELSEQAIEEIVHRVTNRLIKAISKVKDEMNINKHD, translated from the coding sequence ATGAGTCTTGAGATGTTGAAACAACAAATGTGTGACATAGGTAAACGAATTTATGAGAAAGGAATGGTTGCCGCAAATGATGGCAACCTTTCTGTCCGTATAGACAAAGACGTATTTCTCGTCACGCCAACGGGTGTGAGTAAAGGCTTTTTAACAAAAGACATGCTGTTACTCGTCAACGGAAAAGGTGAAGTGTTAGAAGGAACTTATCGACCTACGTCAGAAATTAAAATGCATTTACGTGTCTATCAAGAACGACCTGATGTTGGTGCTGTCGTTCATGTACACCCACCATATGCCACCGCCTTTGCGGTTGCCGGTATCCCGCTTGATCAAGCGACCATGCCCGAACTTATCGTCCTTCTTGGTTCTATCCCGCTTGCTCCATACGGAACTCCATCAACGGGTGAAGTACCAGAAGCCATTGCCCCATATGTCCATGACCATCAAGGGGTTCTTCTCGAAAATCATGGAGCGTTAACATGGGGAAAAGACTTAGAGCATGCCTATTTTTTAATGGAATCGCTAGAATTTTGTGCGAAAATTAACTGGCTCGCTCGTCAAATAAATGGAGACCGTGAGCTTAACGAACGACACGTGAAACGCTTGCTTGAATTAAAAGAGAAGATGGGGATTCATGGGAAAGCCCCTCAAGGGATCCGTATGGAGTCAGATGTTACAGCAAAAAAAGTATCACCAAAGCTAGAAGTAGAATTGTCTGAACAGGCGATAGAAGAAATCGTTCACCGAGTAACTAACCGACTTATTAAAGCGATTTCCAAAGTGAAAGATGAAATGAACATCAATAAACACGATTAA
- a CDS encoding ABC transporter permease: MTINHVFGTFFETVSSRSEQIATGIIEHICLSLISISIAIILSVPLGIYITRHEKWAEWVIGVTAVFQTIPSLALFGFIVPLLGTGALTAIIALTIYALLPILRNTYTGIKGVDQSVIEAGRGMGMTNRQILWKIEIPLSLPVIMAGIRTATVLTVGIATLATFVGAGGLGDLIYRGLSTWNNQLVLAGAIPAALLAIFFDFFLKLIERLSTPKGLKTKG, encoded by the coding sequence ATGACGATTAATCATGTGTTCGGCACTTTTTTTGAGACTGTCTCAAGTCGATCAGAACAAATCGCAACGGGAATCATCGAACATATTTGTCTTTCTCTTATTTCGATAAGTATTGCCATCATCCTCTCTGTCCCTCTTGGCATTTACATTACACGTCACGAGAAGTGGGCGGAATGGGTTATTGGTGTAACCGCAGTTTTTCAAACCATTCCTAGCTTAGCGTTGTTTGGATTTATCGTGCCACTACTCGGTACTGGTGCGTTAACAGCTATTATTGCTTTAACGATTTATGCCCTACTTCCAATATTACGCAATACATACACGGGCATTAAGGGAGTAGACCAGAGTGTCATTGAAGCTGGTCGCGGAATGGGAATGACGAACCGGCAAATTTTATGGAAAATCGAAATACCACTTTCTCTCCCCGTTATTATGGCCGGGATTCGGACAGCTACTGTTTTAACGGTTGGAATTGCCACTCTGGCTACGTTTGTCGGAGCGGGAGGACTTGGTGACTTAATTTATCGTGGATTATCTACTTGGAACAACCAGTTAGTGCTAGCAGGAGCCATTCCAGCTGCGTTGTTAGCGATTTTCTTTGATTTCTTTTTAAAATTAATCGAACGTTTATCCACACCAAAAGGATTAAAAACGAAAGGTTGA
- a CDS encoding betaine/proline/choline family ABC transporter ATP-binding protein (Members of the family are the ATP-binding subunit of ABC transporters for substrates such as betaine, L-proline or other amino acids, choline, carnitine, etc. The substrate specificity is best determined from the substrate-binding subunit, rather than this subunit, as it interacts with the permease subunit and not with substrate directly.) has translation MIKFERVVKRFEDGFEAIKGIDLHIPKGEFVALIGPSGCGKTTTMKMINKLILPTEGAIYIDGQNIAYHDEVELRRNIGYVIQQIGLLPHMTVGENIALIPKLKGWKKEKYEKRVDELLDLVGLDPSVFKHRYPLELSGGQQQRVGVVRALAAEPPIILMDEPFSALDPISREQLQDELKQIQQSIQKTIVFVTHDMDEALKLADRIAVMREGRIEQYTTPEELITQPANDFVRSFIGEHRLKEQVKTIEPFIEEPIVVPVHFTKKEVLEWLLTRSVNEVFVVNESDKVIGIISRRKLEQSNLSSTDPIESLTQPLPILLSPHTTLSEAAKAMVMQNLSIAPVGKNTHFLGMITRENLLLAFSQQQEEEAVLV, from the coding sequence TTGATTAAATTTGAACGTGTTGTAAAAAGGTTTGAAGATGGTTTTGAAGCGATTAAAGGTATTGATTTACATATTCCAAAAGGAGAGTTTGTGGCTCTAATTGGCCCTAGTGGTTGTGGGAAAACAACGACAATGAAAATGATTAATAAGCTTATACTCCCGACGGAGGGTGCGATCTATATAGATGGTCAAAACATAGCATACCACGACGAAGTTGAGTTACGTCGAAATATTGGTTACGTTATTCAACAAATTGGTCTCTTGCCACATATGACAGTCGGAGAAAATATCGCTCTTATCCCCAAATTAAAAGGTTGGAAAAAAGAAAAATACGAAAAACGGGTCGATGAATTGTTAGATTTAGTTGGATTAGATCCCAGTGTTTTCAAACATCGCTATCCGTTAGAATTAAGTGGAGGACAGCAGCAACGGGTTGGTGTTGTTCGCGCTTTAGCAGCCGAACCACCTATCATTTTAATGGACGAACCTTTCAGTGCACTCGACCCGATTAGTCGGGAACAATTACAAGACGAATTAAAACAAATTCAGCAGTCCATCCAAAAAACGATTGTGTTCGTCACGCACGATATGGATGAAGCGTTAAAATTAGCGGATAGAATTGCCGTTATGAGAGAAGGACGTATCGAACAATATACGACTCCTGAAGAACTTATTACACAACCAGCAAATGATTTTGTACGTTCGTTTATTGGAGAGCATCGTTTAAAAGAACAAGTAAAAACCATTGAACCGTTTATTGAAGAACCAATTGTTGTACCTGTTCATTTTACGAAAAAAGAGGTATTGGAATGGCTACTAACACGTTCCGTTAATGAGGTATTTGTGGTTAATGAATCTGATAAGGTTATAGGGATTATATCTCGACGTAAGCTGGAACAATCAAACCTTTCAAGTACGGACCCAATCGAATCACTAACACAGCCTCTTCCTATCCTATTGTCTCCACATACCACTCTTTCCGAAGCTGCCAAAGCAATGGTAATGCAAAATTTAAGTATTGCACCTGTTGGAAAGAATACGCACTTTCTCGGCATGATCACGAGAGAGAACTTGTTACTTGCATTTTCCCAACAGCAGGAAGAGGAGGCGGTTCTTGTATGA
- a CDS encoding acid-soluble spore protein N, whose product MGNPKKDSKHFAPNHIGTKSRSAGGNKGKQMQDQSGQHAQVIQTKGE is encoded by the coding sequence ATGGGTAATCCGAAAAAAGATTCAAAACATTTTGCACCAAATCATATCGGTACCAAATCTCGATCTGCTGGCGGTAATAAAGGGAAACAAATGCAAGATCAGTCCGGCCAACATGCTCAAGTTATACAAACAAAAGGGGAATAA
- a CDS encoding glycine/betaine ABC transporter substrate-binding protein, with product MVLKKLLSFALILTLLLGILTGCNNTSDNKIVVSGKMWTEQYILTHMIAELLKEKTDLTVEVKEGLGEVSILTPALEKGDIDIYVEYTGTGLEAVLKETVQPGESADEILARVRKGYKEKYNVVWLKPLGFENTYTLAYRKGEGIEAKTYSDLTEYASELIFGAPHQFYEREDGYDALAETYGFSFKEKKSYDPNIMYEALKKGDVDIIPAFTTDGRIERYDLGTTEDDKGFFPPYYAVPIVRKEVLDAHPEVEEVLNLLAGQISEEDMTSLNAKVDIDQEDPREVARQFLKEKGLIN from the coding sequence ATGGTGTTGAAAAAATTACTTTCTTTTGCACTCATTTTGACTCTTTTGTTAGGAATACTTACAGGATGTAACAATACGTCTGATAACAAAATTGTTGTCTCGGGTAAAATGTGGACGGAACAATATATTTTAACTCATATGATCGCCGAATTATTAAAGGAAAAAACGGATTTAACAGTGGAAGTGAAAGAAGGATTAGGGGAAGTATCGATTTTGACGCCTGCATTAGAAAAAGGGGATATTGATATATACGTTGAATATACTGGGACAGGTCTTGAAGCCGTTTTAAAAGAAACCGTACAACCCGGCGAATCAGCAGATGAGATTTTAGCACGTGTCCGCAAAGGATACAAAGAAAAATATAACGTCGTTTGGTTAAAGCCACTTGGCTTTGAAAATACGTACACACTTGCTTATCGAAAAGGAGAAGGAATAGAAGCAAAAACATATAGTGATTTAACCGAATATGCAAGTGAATTAATTTTTGGTGCGCCCCATCAATTTTATGAACGAGAGGATGGCTACGATGCGTTAGCCGAAACTTACGGATTTTCCTTTAAAGAAAAGAAAAGCTACGACCCAAATATTATGTATGAAGCTTTAAAGAAAGGAGATGTAGATATTATTCCAGCGTTTACTACGGACGGACGAATTGAACGGTATGATTTAGGAACAACTGAAGATGATAAAGGGTTTTTCCCACCTTATTATGCCGTTCCGATTGTTCGGAAAGAAGTACTTGATGCTCACCCAGAAGTTGAAGAAGTGTTAAATTTATTAGCTGGTCAAATTTCCGAAGAAGACATGACCTCTCTGAACGCAAAAGTCGATATAGACCAAGAAGATCCACGAGAAGTGGCACGTCAATTTTTAAAGGAAAAAGGATTAATTAACTAA
- a CDS encoding FbpB family small basic protein, whose product MKKRRMKSFRELVQENKQALMNDPEALRKIEERLEKKYFDKAE is encoded by the coding sequence ATGAAAAAACGGCGAATGAAATCGTTTCGTGAACTAGTGCAAGAAAATAAACAAGCTTTAATGAATGATCCAGAAGCATTACGAAAAATTGAAGAGCGCTTGGAAAAGAAATACTTCGACAAAGCAGAATAA
- the tlp gene encoding small acid-soluble spore protein Tlp produces the protein MANNKPKPDDRSDNVEKLQEMVQNTIENIEEAEESMALFSNEDEKQQIEAKNERRRESIEAMREEIKDEYHNQQQYE, from the coding sequence ATGGCCAATAATAAGCCAAAACCAGATGATCGTAGTGATAACGTAGAAAAGCTACAAGAAATGGTGCAAAACACGATTGAAAACATAGAAGAAGCGGAAGAATCGATGGCTTTATTCTCTAATGAAGACGAAAAGCAGCAAATTGAAGCAAAAAATGAGCGACGTCGCGAAAGCATTGAAGCGATGCGTGAAGAAATCAAAGACGAATACCATAACCAACAACAGTATGAATAA
- a CDS encoding DUF1002 domain-containing protein — translation MKRLISSIMVVLILFTSPLWTLADAAEGDVIVTLGENLTEQQKQQVLNEMNPPDEAMFITVSNAEEHQYLEGVVPKAQIGTRAISSSMITIGAKGSGLSVETNNINWVTEEMYTNALITAGVKDADIYITAPFEVSGTAALTGLMKAYEVSTGQKIPEEVKKVVNEEMVTTAELGESIGNDEAVALLARLKEEIAENAPKTEDELRTLIEQVAKELGITLTEQDIERLLALLENMKNANINWDQVNEQLSKAKEQLSTFLQSEEGKTFLQNIIDILKEIWNAILSLFATEPQQQQGT, via the coding sequence ATGAAACGATTGATCTCAAGTATAATGGTTGTTCTAATTTTGTTCACATCTCCCCTTTGGACACTAGCAGATGCAGCCGAAGGTGATGTCATTGTCACGCTTGGTGAAAATTTAACAGAGCAGCAAAAACAACAAGTATTAAATGAAATGAATCCGCCAGATGAAGCGATGTTTATTACCGTTTCAAACGCAGAAGAACATCAATATTTAGAAGGAGTGGTTCCAAAAGCCCAAATTGGTACACGGGCGATTTCTTCTTCTATGATTACCATTGGGGCGAAAGGTTCTGGACTATCCGTAGAAACGAATAATATAAATTGGGTCACAGAGGAGATGTACACGAATGCGCTCATTACTGCAGGAGTAAAAGATGCAGACATCTACATTACCGCCCCTTTTGAAGTTTCAGGTACAGCTGCCCTAACCGGTCTAATGAAAGCGTATGAAGTTTCTACTGGACAAAAGATTCCAGAAGAAGTGAAAAAAGTCGTAAACGAAGAAATGGTAACAACAGCTGAACTTGGCGAGTCGATTGGAAATGATGAAGCAGTCGCCTTACTTGCTCGTCTCAAAGAAGAAATAGCGGAAAATGCTCCTAAAACCGAAGATGAATTACGTACTCTCATTGAACAGGTTGCTAAAGAATTAGGCATTACCCTTACAGAACAAGACATCGAGCGATTACTTGCTCTTCTAGAAAATATGAAAAATGCCAATATTAATTGGGACCAAGTCAATGAACAGTTAAGTAAAGCAAAAGAACAACTCTCAACCTTCCTCCAATCAGAAGAAGGAAAAACATTTTTGCAAAACATCATAGATATTTTAAAAGAGATTTGGAATGCGATTCTTTCCCTCTTCGCTACAGAACCACAACAACAGCAAGGGACCTAA
- a CDS encoding 8-oxo-dGTP diphosphatase: MYPYTICFLKRGDWSSNEVLLLHRKYPPNQGKWNGVGGKLESGETIEASILREIKEETGLIPDEIRFKGIVSWNRAGGMYVFIGTVSTDPTIACKEGKLEWKSLDWIVTSTEVVSNIPYFIHDLFTYPFPLEHAFQYDEEGNIVEYTKKPIYMLSNPT; encoded by the coding sequence TTGTATCCATATACGATCTGTTTTTTAAAACGCGGAGATTGGTCAAGTAATGAAGTATTACTGCTACATCGAAAATATCCACCAAATCAAGGAAAATGGAATGGTGTTGGGGGCAAATTAGAATCTGGTGAAACCATCGAAGCTTCTATTCTAAGAGAAATAAAAGAAGAAACAGGGTTAATTCCTGATGAGATACGTTTTAAAGGCATCGTTTCTTGGAACAGAGCAGGGGGGATGTATGTTTTTATTGGGACGGTGTCAACTGACCCAACGATTGCGTGTAAAGAAGGAAAACTTGAATGGAAATCACTGGATTGGATTGTCACGTCAACTGAAGTCGTTTCTAATATCCCTTACTTTATTCATGACTTATTTACGTATCCTTTTCCGTTAGAACATGCTTTTCAGTACGATGAAGAAGGGAATATTGTTGAATACACAAAAAAACCAATCTATATGTTATCAAATCCTACATAG